The sequence below is a genomic window from Uranotaenia lowii strain MFRU-FL chromosome 2, ASM2978415v1, whole genome shotgun sequence.
AGATACGATAACAAATCGATGAGAGGCATTCGCCAAGCAGAACCATTTTCAAGAACTTGATGTTATATATCCTACACGCTAGCTACGCCACGCTTTATGTATTTCCCCAAGAAAGGCGCAAATTGTGCTATCTTCTTGTTACACCACTCAAGTGTACACCCATTAATGATCTAATGAAATTCTAGGTATAAAACTCATTAACATTTCCCGATAAAAGGAAGAGGTGTGTGCATTAATATAGATTGTTTCGAAAGGCGTCGGCGTTTCGTAGGAATTGTTTGTCGGATCGACGcgacatttttcttttaatgcGTTGTTGAGTTTTTTGAGACGTTACCGGAAtgggtgtgtttttttttattgccaaaTGGTGTCTATTTTTCCGACCTCTAATTTTAAAACTGTACTTTATTGTTTTTGGGTGTGATTTATTTTTGCTTTGCAAATCCCTGAAGCATGAACCTCTTGCTACTAACCAATAAAAAACAAGTCGGGAACAATGATGGAAAGCCGCATGTAGATGGTTGTTTTTCTTGGACTTTGGTGTTTTGCATTCACAGCAAGAAAGCGAAGAAAGTACGCATAATAAAATTGTATACTCGAAAACTTGCAGCTAACGGCGACATCACGTTGAATTCGTGTTACCACCAGCTGACTTCTGCTACAACTGCAACGAACGGCGGCGCCTTGCCACTGAAAGCCTACAAAGCATGGATGTAATTATTCACGAATCGGATAATGGAACATCAGAGGCAAACAACGAGAGCGAAAAATTTCTCAACGCGTCGTCACCAACGTTTTTGCTGCCACCTTTGGCTTCCACCACGTCTATACCGGCTTCTTCCGTCACAACAACCGTACACAATCAATATCACCAAAACCACCACCACCAGCAGAAGCAGCTTGCTTGGGACCGAGGGGACCTTCTGGCCTCGTCAGCTGATTTTCGTACGCCAAACGCCACGAGCACAGTCGTTGGACCGGCTGTCACTTCGCCATCGAAAGCGAAAGCGTTCGTCTGTGACCTAGATCTGAGTGCGCCGATAATAGGCGCTAAGAAAGATCGTCCCTATCATCATCATCTGCTGCACCAGCACTATCTCCACCATCATCACCAGTACAACGATCTGCAAATTCAGCTGACCCGGTCGGCTTCCCGGAACGCCAAATCCCCGACGAAAAACTCCGAGGACGATTTTGCCACCGGTAGCAACAGCAGAACCACTGCTAGTGATATCGATATGCGGTCCGACTATTGCTTCTACCGGTTTCAGCGGTTCATCTCGCGTAACCCACTGCTCAACTATCTGCTGCCGATTTGCGTAATCGCGGTGCTCGTGTTTGTGATCTACACCTTCCGGGATACGGCGAAAAACATGCTGTTCTGGATCGAAACGCAAAACTCGTGGATCGTGTTCGTGATCTTTCTGTGTTTGTTCACGATCGTGAGCTTCCCGGTGACAGTGGGCTACCTGGTGTTGATCATCAGCAGCGGTTATCTGTTCGGGTTCATTAAGGGCCTACTGACAGTGATTATCGGTGCTAATCTGGGAGTGGCGATCGCACACAACACCATCAAGGGCCTGCAGTCGAAGCTGCCGATGCACAAGTGAGTAACATTCAATATTATTATTCATGCATAAATTTTCCTACCGATAGCGCCATATTATTTGAATCTTAATTATTCTTCCAAGTTACCATAATTTCCtcagaattaaattttcaatgtttcatcgcccttctaaaaaaatgcgttgcTATAGACCCCTGTTTGCCAATGTTCTAtcaattttaggttttttttttgtaccaaaAATATTGATTAACACAACTGTAAACTTTTGAACAAAAAGATAGCATGTTTCCTGTTGTCCTGACTTCTAGTTTATACTTGTGGGGAAATAAACATACTTTTGAGCTTATAACTCAAAGTGGgtcggtttaaaaaaatagaaataaggcggtgccaaacaccgaactttgctggatatccaaatacggcaaaagCATCAATtctcataactgacaacccgtgcagtatatgagaggcaatgcaaatcttgccgtgcttaaaaatgtccaaaattgggtccaactaccgtaagatgaaatgatgggaaaagAAACAGATCACGAAAATTagatgatcacatgggagaacaattcccttcattccTATAGACCTCGACACTCGACCAatataactttcatacgccaggttctCTCCTGTAGTAAAATGTTAATACCTGAGCCGCGGaaaggcgcaagatgtgggttcaagtcctaccgggagataAGGCGAATTATtattttcgcatgttttttaacatcaattttcatcttatctagTACCTGAAATGTCAacttacacagttggattcaattctctacaaaataagttttgctgactgaatgtttgagtcaaggtCAAGACCCATCtatgggtcgcagtttaaaaaaaggtgTTCTAAAAGTTCGAGTACACTAGTTGTACAGCTGTAGTACatacatcaaatattttttagagAGAAGCACACTAGGGATTTGTGGTTAAAAGAATAAATCCCGAACAGACctgtatggcaaaattatagcaggTTTTGTTATCACGCCTTGAGaggaatttttttctcattttgcttgggtggtacacagcaaaaattacagctgaaattttcaaacttggTTACCAAAGTGATGccaaatttttctaaaacttagaCCCCAactacactgaacaaaatcggaCTATGAgatttattggaaattttagtaattttgcactaaaggaaaatccaatatTTTTGATTAGGAGACGAAGGATTGATTTTATAGGAAttccaatgaatataataaaaaaccAAATGGGCACAATTTATTGTTTTAGATAATTAAATGAATGATTCCATGATTGCCATTAAATAAATatgcttttgttttttaaaatgattttaatattttctatcCGTATTACTAAATCTTTGTTAATACAATCTAGGAGGGTTTCTTTTCACATCCTGCGATTGTTCTATGTTCATGAACTGATGTTAATGTTCGAAGATTTTTAACCGAAGTGTCTTTCAAATAATATGGTTATCCTTtgttctaattaaaaaaaaaaccaatcgagTTACAATGAAGAACAATGCATAGATTAGTTAACTATCCTATCAGATGTATATAAACGGAAAACAGCTAAAACTCAACCTGAGAACCCAACTATAACTGTGAAATTATGCTAATACTTataaactaattattttaaaaaaatctttctggTCACCACCCTAGAaggttttttattgattttattattggTAATTGTAAAATGAAGAAAGAAAACTCCCGAAATACTCCTGGGTTTGTATGCAGTAAAGTTAATCGAAATTCCATTGCTTATTGCTGGgtttaaaaaatgcataaaaatgaattttaatctaACAATTTatagttattatttatttttatattttaatataataatataatgtaataataattattaatgtttttaaCCATTATGTGATgcattttctgataaaatttgaagCCACTGTGGAAACTTTGGTagtgctgaaaagaaaaattaaaatttatttttattttggtcaCAGGTTGATTTCTTAACACATTATGGACCGTTAAGAAATCTAAGCCCTAATacaccaaaattcggcattctCAATCTCAGAAACGACCTGACCAAgttctacaaatttagtatcttttaATTATCGAAAGTGCTGTACAAAATTATGtggtttttttataaaatgtatcACATTAAAGTTCCTCTCAGTGAAGCACACAcgccaaggaaaaaaaaatagatatctcgtatttggtccgcaatttgTTAACATAGATGCCTTAACGATGCCAAGTTTTGCTATCAGATTGAATTTAACATCACCTTACTTTCAATTATACTTGCTAgcaaataaaaactgttgaaatctTATTGATGTCAAATGTTGCTTGTAAAGAACATCAACATCAAATAATGCTGTCATTTTGCTATCGATACCTTATGTTCGTATCAGTTTTCTTGTTCATTTTCTGCTTTGTCGCAGCacaaattttttaccaaaatgtaaaaatatgacTCATTGagcttgaattattttgaagagcCGAATAAATAATATCTTGATCATAAGATTTTGCTGCGAACGACATGTTCAAtatactgagtcgatttggggtcatttgtgaattttttaaaccctggggtctaaaaaccttcgttttggttcaaaactcatccatgattattGGCAGTTTttataagtaacgtttacatgagtaaatttggactttaaggtttgtatgggaaaattgaatattttgtacagaaaaatcaacatcaattttgtttcttctgtggaaccaagcctgccaatggtttttgtgcgaatttataaaatctctcaaggaaattttccgctgaacaactttgttgaggGCCGtcacttcgtatcttattagacaaaaaagttattggctgTTTCTCAGGGGAATGACTTATggcattgataaataataaattcaattgacatctctgctgggtgcctagcaaggtattgcatgactacttctcatgcaatacttcgcggggtacaagcagtgatgtcaattgaatttattgtttatcaatgccaaaagacatactcctgttaaacagctaataacttttttgcctaataagatacgaagttacggccttggatgatttttgaaccaaaacgaagctcttaagactcagggtttgagaaattcaaaaatgactccaaatcgactaagTCTAATGTTCACATTACCTTTCAGTTCAAtcttttttctgattattttatcaaatgaaAGCCAATGATTGTTACATTGTTGAAATGGCATTGATCCATCTAAACTAAAACAAGTTTGCAGAATTTACCGGGATTCGCGCGGATATTTTAAACTAGAGATGtatcgaatattcggtcggccgaatattcggcgccgaatattcggcgccgaatatcgccgaaaaaccgttaagccgaatattcggctcaccgaatagttgagctaagtattcggccgaataggccgaatatcttgTACAGACtggaaaatttttcgaatattttttgattatttaaaaaatatcctaaagtaatgttgtaaaagctacacaagcattaaaaacttatggtttcagcaaaacatctcaGGTGtttccgcgtatctttcactatagatcgtacaggaggatgctgaacggtatcgctttAAACTTTggttatagtttattccagattttctggatatattcgaGCTTACCCTTAAATTCAGTTAAGtatccagataagtcaaactGGACGAAATATCCAGATATTGTTAATACTTCCcgagttttgctcgggtttatacagattatttgctaaatcaaataaaaaactcaaatttctctgtattttttttttagattttgtgttcaacttttcaaaaattcaaaatatacctaaattttgccttttttattttttttaacgttctgaatgcctgaccgtctggatacgtgtggttgaaactATGGTTTGCATAATGTTTAAGATtatctatcttttcaacaactattttaaagacATCTCGCTCAAATTTGACCTTCacctaattcaatatcagagaagcaatttcaaaatccttggcacctgtttcgatatgttttatcccagatttcataggaacgcaatctctttggtgataaacgccctagaagcgactacccagccaacatgaaatcgtaaaagaaatcatcgtcgAACTCGTATATAGATGCCATTCAAATCGGAATCGTAAATATGTACACTTACCATTCGATCATATCGTTTATTTATCGTAGAAGATGCAACATCCCAATGAAATACGACTTAGTTACGATATGTTGGATGAAGTCGTATTTAGTTCCaccgatgtcaaatgaaatcttataacgatcgcataagatttcttaagaagcattttattgGTACACAAATTACTTTCGAATCGAAATCGTAAATAACTTCGAATAAATTCGTAAAGAATACTACGTAAGCATCGTCTTTCGTATCACGTTGTATGTTTACTGGAATGTCACATTAGTAGGCAAATTAACATCGTGTCTATCCGATATAGctacaaatattataacaagTTTAGTTATAATCGTATAATCGGTCACTTTACCCacgatataaatatatttaatgcgaTCAAATTAGATTCGTATTAACAGATACTTAGCGTTCGCCCACATCTCATCATATGATACTAAAACTTCATCGTGATAAATCGTGTTCAGTGGATGTGCAATTTTGCGATCGTGCTTGCAAT
It includes:
- the LOC129749009 gene encoding transmembrane protein 64-like, with the translated sequence MDVIIHESDNGTSEANNESEKFLNASSPTFLLPPLASTTSIPASSVTTTVHNQYHQNHHHQQKQLAWDRGDLLASSADFRTPNATSTVVGPAVTSPSKAKAFVCDLDLSAPIIGAKKDRPYHHHLLHQHYLHHHHQYNDLQIQLTRSASRNAKSPTKNSEDDFATGSNSRTTASDIDMRSDYCFYRFQRFISRNPLLNYLLPICVIAVLVFVIYTFRDTAKNMLFWIETQNSWIVFVIFLCLFTIVSFPVTVGYLVLIISSGYLFGFIKGLLTVIIGANLGVAIAHNTIKGLQSKLPMHKLIRNETGRAILRVISGPRAFKIVLFARLTPIPFGLQNTIFGISAVNSRSYHTGTVIGLLPAQTINVYLGSKLRSIHEVLNDHNAALGLAGYGVFVVEVIVGAALMVWVIQKARTELSAALLSDMDSDEKILIEIEA